The following are from one region of the Vulpes vulpes isolate BD-2025 chromosome 14, VulVul3, whole genome shotgun sequence genome:
- the PLAGL2 gene encoding zinc finger protein PLAGL2: MTTFFTSVPPWIQDAKQEEEVGWKLVPRPRGREAESQVKCQCEISGTPFSNGEKLRPHSLPHPEQRPYSCPQLHCGKAFASKYKLYRHMATHSAQKPHQCMYCDKMFHRKDHLRNHLQTHDPNKEALHCSECGKNYNTKLGYRRHLAMHAASSGDLSCKVCLQTFESTQALLEHLKAHSRRVAGGAKEKKHPCDHCDRRFYTRKDVRRHLVVHTGRKDFLCQYCAQRFGRKDHLTRHVKKSHSQELLKIKTEPVDMLGLLSCSSTVSVKEELSPVLCMASRDVMGAKAFPGMLPMGMYGAHIPTMPSTGMPHSLVHNTLPMGMSYPLESSPISSPAQLPPKYQLGSTSYLPDKLPKVEVDSFLAELPGSLSLSSAEPQPASPQPAAAAALLDEALLTKSPANLSEALCAANVDFSHLLGFLPLNLPPCNPPGATGGLVMGYSQAEAQPLLTTLQAQPQDSPGAGGPLNFGPLHSLPPVFTSGLSTTTLPRFHQAFQ, from the exons ATGACCACATTTTTCACCAGCGTCCCCCCCTGGATTCAAGATGCaaagcaggaggaggaagtgggCTGGAAACTAGTTCCCAGGCCTCGGGGCCGGGAGGCGGAGAGTCAAGTGAAGTGCCAATGTGAAATCTCGGGGACGCCCTTCTCAAATGGGGAGAAGCTGAGGCCTCACAGCCTCCCCCATCCAGAGCAGAGACCGTATAGCTGCCCTCAGCTGCACTGTGGCAAGGCTTTTGCCTCCAAGTACAAGCTATATAG GCACATGGCCACCCACTCAGCCCAGAAACCCCACCAGTGTATGTACTGTGATAAGATGTTTCATCGCAAGGACCATCTGCGGAATCACCTGCAGACCCATGACCCCAACAAAGAGGCCCTTCACTGTTCTGAGTGCGGTAAGAATTACAATACGAAGCTAGGCTACCGGCGCCACCTGGCTATGCATGCCGCCAGCAGCGGTGACCTCAGCTGTAAGGTGTGCCTGCAGACCTTTGAGAGTACCCAGGCCCTACTAGAGCACCTGAAGGCCCACTCACGCCGAGTAGCAGGCGGTGCCAAGGAGAAGAAGCACCCCTGTGACCACTGTGACCGGCGGTTCTATACTCGAAAGGATGTGCGGCGGCACCTGGTGGTGCACACAGGCCGGAAGGACTTCCTATGCCAGTACTGTGCCCAGCGGTTTGGCCGCAAGGACCACCTGACACGTCACGTCAAGAAGAGCCACTCGCAGGAGCTGCTCAAAATCAAAACAGAGCCAGTGGACATGTTAGGCCTACTCAGCTGCAGCTCCACAGTCAGTGTGAAGGAAGAGCTGAGCCCTGTACTGTGCATGGCCTCTCGGGACGTGATGGGGGCCAAGGCCTTCCCTGGCATGTTGCCCATGGGCATGTATGGTGCCCACATCCCTACCATGCCCAGCACAGGCATGCCACACTCCCTGGTGCACAACACGCTGCCCATGGGTATGAGCTACCCTCTGGAATCCTCACCAATCTCTTCCCCAGCTCAGCTTCCTCCAAAATACCAGCTTGGATCTACCTCATACTTGCCTGACAAATTGCCCAAAGTGGAGGTGGATAGTTTTTTGGCGGAGCTTCCTGGAAGCCTGTCTCTCTCGTCCGCTGAACCCCAGCCCGCCTCACCTCAGCCGGCGGCAGCTGCGGCCCTCCTAGATGAAGCACTGCTCACCAAGAGCCCCGCCAACCTCTCTGAGGCCCTCTGCGCTGCTAATGTGGACTTCTCCCACTTACTGGGCTTTCTTCCACTCAATCTACCCCCATGTAACCCGCCCGGGGCCACAGGAGGCCTGGTCATGGGCTACTCCCAGGCCGAGGCACAGCCCTTGCTCACCACTTTGCAAGCTCAGCCTCAAGActccccaggagctgggggaccACTGAACTTTGGACCTCTGCACTCCTTGCCTCCTGTCTTCACCTCTGGCCTGAGCACCACCACCCTGCCTCGTTTCCACCAGGCATTCCAGTAG